A section of the Pseudomonas fluorescens genome encodes:
- the oprI gene encoding outer membrane lipoprotei OprI, translating into MNNVLKFSALALAAVLATGCSSVSKETEARLTATEDAAARSQARADEAYRKADEALAAAQKAQQTADEANERALRMLEKASRK; encoded by the coding sequence ATGAACAACGTTCTGAAATTCTCTGCTCTGGCTCTGGCCGCAGTTCTGGCTACCGGTTGCAGCAGCGTCTCCAAAGAAACCGAAGCTCGTCTGACTGCAACTGAAGACGCAGCAGCTCGCTCCCAGGCTCGTGCAGACGAAGCCTACCGTAAAGCTGATGAAGCTCTGGCTGCTGCTCAAAAAGCACAACAGACTGCTGACGAAGCTAACGAGCGCGCTCTGCGCATGCTTGAAAAAGCTAGCCGCAAGTAA
- a CDS encoding GNAT family N-acetyltransferase encodes MSEALSIHHDQAGHQFETNVDGHRAYLTYMDLGKQTLDIYRTFVPNALRGRGIAAALTEEALQYAESMGYTVIPSCSYVERYMERHQRHAAKL; translated from the coding sequence ATGAGCGAGGCGTTGTCCATCCACCATGACCAGGCTGGTCATCAGTTCGAGACCAATGTGGACGGTCATCGTGCCTATCTGACCTACATGGACCTGGGGAAGCAGACCCTGGATATTTACCGCACGTTTGTGCCCAATGCCCTGCGTGGGCGCGGCATTGCCGCTGCGCTGACCGAAGAGGCGCTGCAATACGCCGAGAGCATGGGCTACACGGTGATCCCGTCCTGCTCCTACGTGGAGCGCTACATGGAGCGCCACCAGCGCCATGCTGCGAAGCTGTGA
- a CDS encoding 3-deoxy-7-phosphoheptulonate synthase, with the protein MADLPINDLNVESNETLITPDQLKREIPLSNAALQTVTKGREVIRDILDGTDHRLFVVIGPCSIHDLKAAHEYAERLKVLAAEVSDTLYLVMRVYFEKPRTTVGWKGLINDPYLDDSFKIQDGLHIGRQLLLDLAEMGLPTATEALDPISPQYLQDLISWSAIGARTTESQTHREMASGLSSAVGFKNGTDGGLTVAINALQSVSSPHRFLGINQEGGVSIVTTKGNAYGHVVLRGGNGKPNYDSVSVALCEQALAKAKIKPNIMVDCSHANSNKDPALQPLVMENVANQILEGNQSIIGLMVESHLNWGCQAIPKDLADLQYGVSITDACIDWSATETTLRSMHAKLKDVLPKRQRT; encoded by the coding sequence ATGGCTGATTTACCGATCAACGACCTAAACGTCGAATCCAACGAGACCCTGATCACGCCCGATCAGCTCAAGCGCGAAATCCCTTTGAGCAACGCTGCACTGCAGACTGTCACCAAGGGCCGCGAAGTCATTCGTGACATCCTCGACGGCACTGACCACCGCCTGTTCGTGGTGATCGGCCCATGCTCGATCCACGACCTCAAGGCCGCCCACGAGTACGCCGAGCGCCTCAAGGTGCTGGCGGCGGAAGTGTCCGACACCTTGTACCTGGTGATGCGCGTGTATTTCGAGAAGCCACGGACCACCGTCGGCTGGAAAGGCCTGATCAACGATCCGTACCTGGACGACTCGTTCAAGATCCAGGACGGCTTGCATATCGGTCGCCAGCTGCTGCTGGACCTGGCTGAAATGGGCCTGCCAACGGCCACCGAAGCCCTGGACCCGATTTCCCCGCAGTACCTGCAGGACCTGATCAGTTGGTCGGCGATTGGCGCGCGTACCACCGAGTCGCAAACCCACCGGGAAATGGCGTCCGGCCTGTCCTCTGCCGTGGGTTTCAAGAACGGTACCGATGGCGGCCTGACCGTAGCGATCAATGCCTTGCAGTCGGTTTCCAGCCCACACCGTTTCCTGGGGATCAACCAGGAAGGTGGCGTATCCATCGTCACCACCAAGGGCAACGCCTATGGCCACGTGGTACTGCGTGGCGGCAATGGCAAGCCCAACTATGACTCGGTCAGCGTAGCCCTGTGCGAACAGGCCCTGGCCAAGGCGAAGATCAAGCCCAACATCATGGTCGATTGCAGCCACGCCAACTCCAACAAGGATCCGGCCCTGCAACCGCTGGTGATGGAAAACGTGGCCAACCAGATCCTGGAAGGCAATCAGTCGATTATCGGCCTGATGGTCGAGAGTCACCTGAACTGGGGATGCCAGGCGATTCCCAAGGATCTGGCCGACCTGCAATACGGCGTGTCGATCACCGATGCCTGCATCGACTGGTCCGCCACCGAAACCACCCTGCGCAGCATGCACGCCAAGCTCAAGGACGTTCTGCCCAAGCGCCAACGTACCTGA
- a CDS encoding thioredoxin family protein translates to MKAFELTDLDIDQQLLALPGASLLVFTSVGCSSCRWARQQMSGWNLPVARICWVDAGHNGGAVQRYGIFHLPALFVVCEGQLHGALQMGLNASDLSDAINEALKQEPEELP, encoded by the coding sequence GTGAAAGCGTTTGAATTGACGGATTTGGATATTGACCAGCAGTTGCTGGCGCTACCTGGCGCTTCGCTGCTGGTGTTTACCAGCGTTGGATGTTCCAGTTGCCGTTGGGCGCGTCAGCAGATGTCGGGTTGGAACCTGCCGGTTGCGCGCATCTGCTGGGTCGACGCCGGGCACAATGGTGGCGCGGTGCAGCGCTATGGGATCTTTCATTTGCCGGCTTTATTTGTAGTGTGCGAGGGTCAACTTCATGGCGCACTCCAGATGGGCCTGAACGCCAGCGACCTCAGCGACGCTATAAATGAGGCGCTCAAACAAGAACCAGAGGAGTTGCCATGA
- a CDS encoding putative 2-dehydropantoate 2-reductase, whose product MTSAVEPGPRIGIIGTGAIGGFYGLMLARAGFDVHFLLRSEYAAVSERGLQLNSAVHGALSLHPVQAYANAADMPSCDWLLVGTKTTGNVELAPTIAQVAAPDAKVVLLQNGLGVEDGLREHLPESLHLLGGLCYICVHRSGPGIVEHQAMGRVSLGYHSGSATHDAARRQAIVEEGAGLFRHAGIDSQAMPDLDQARWHKLVWNVPYNGLSVLLGANTSALMADESSRELIQGLMAEVVQGARACGHQIAPGYAEQMFSMTERLTDYWPSMYHDHVHQRPLELAAIYARPLAAARAAGCELPRMQALYQALGFIDRRNG is encoded by the coding sequence ATGACGAGTGCAGTTGAACCTGGGCCGCGTATTGGGATTATCGGCACCGGCGCCATTGGTGGTTTTTACGGGTTGATGCTGGCACGCGCCGGTTTCGACGTGCATTTCTTGCTGCGCAGTGAATACGCGGCGGTCAGTGAGCGTGGCTTGCAACTCAATAGTGCGGTGCATGGTGCCTTGAGCCTGCACCCGGTACAGGCCTATGCCAATGCGGCCGACATGCCGTCTTGCGACTGGCTGTTGGTGGGTACCAAGACGACCGGCAACGTTGAACTGGCGCCGACCATCGCCCAGGTGGCGGCGCCTGATGCCAAGGTCGTGCTGCTGCAAAACGGACTCGGTGTCGAGGACGGCCTGCGCGAACATCTGCCTGAGTCCCTGCATTTGCTCGGGGGGCTTTGTTACATCTGCGTACACCGCTCCGGGCCGGGGATTGTCGAGCACCAGGCCATGGGCCGGGTCAGCCTTGGCTATCACAGTGGTAGCGCGACCCATGATGCTGCACGCCGCCAGGCGATTGTCGAAGAGGGCGCCGGGCTGTTTCGCCACGCCGGGATCGACTCCCAGGCCATGCCTGACCTGGACCAGGCGCGCTGGCATAAGCTGGTGTGGAATGTGCCGTATAACGGTCTGTCGGTGCTGCTCGGTGCGAATACCTCTGCGTTGATGGCCGACGAATCCAGCCGGGAGTTGATCCAGGGCTTGATGGCCGAAGTGGTGCAGGGCGCCCGGGCGTGTGGTCATCAGATCGCGCCGGGTTACGCCGAGCAGATGTTCAGCATGACCGAGCGTTTGACGGACTACTGGCCAAGCATGTATCACGATCACGTGCACCAGCGCCCGCTGGAGTTGGCTGCGATCTACGCTCGCCCGTTGGCCGCTGCCCGGGCCGCCGGTTGCGAATTGCCGCGGATGCAGGCGCTGTATCAGGCCCTGGGCTTTATCGATCGACGTAACGGCTGA
- a CDS encoding 5'-nucleotidase — protein MAKGMSDKLVLAISSRALFDLGESHKVYLAQGVEAYRKYQIDHEEEILEPGDAFPLVKKLLTLNASLGRARVEVVLVSRNSADTGLRVFNSIQHYGLDISRAAFVGGRNPHPYLAAFGSHLFLSTHAEDVRSALDAGFAAATILSGGARRASSAELRIAFDGDAVLFSDESERVYQSGGLEAFQASERQAAREPLRGGPFKGFLAALNLLQREFPDESCPIRTALVTARSAPSHERVIRTLREWDIRLDESLFLGGLEKSAFLEAFAADVFFDDQAGHCEKAREVVATGHVPHGVSNEPKVQVES, from the coding sequence ATGGCCAAAGGCATGAGCGACAAACTGGTTCTGGCGATTTCCTCGCGGGCACTGTTCGACCTGGGCGAAAGCCATAAGGTTTATCTGGCCCAGGGCGTCGAGGCCTATCGCAAGTATCAGATCGATCACGAGGAAGAAATCCTTGAGCCGGGGGATGCCTTCCCCCTGGTCAAGAAACTCCTGACCCTCAATGCCAGCCTTGGCCGCGCGCGGGTCGAAGTGGTGCTGGTGTCTCGCAACAGTGCCGACACCGGTTTGCGCGTGTTCAATTCGATCCAGCACTACGGCCTGGATATTTCCCGCGCCGCCTTCGTCGGTGGGCGTAATCCCCACCCTTATCTGGCGGCGTTTGGCAGTCACTTGTTCCTTTCGACCCATGCCGAAGATGTACGCAGCGCGCTGGATGCCGGTTTTGCGGCGGCGACCATTTTGTCTGGCGGTGCCCGCCGGGCCTCCAGTGCCGAATTGCGGATTGCCTTCGACGGTGACGCGGTGCTGTTTTCCGACGAGTCCGAGCGTGTCTACCAAAGCGGCGGCCTGGAAGCGTTCCAGGCCAGCGAGCGGCAAGCGGCCCGCGAACCTTTGCGTGGTGGGCCATTCAAGGGGTTCCTGGCGGCCCTCAATCTGCTGCAGCGCGAGTTTCCCGACGAGTCATGCCCGATCCGCACGGCGCTGGTGACGGCCCGTTCGGCCCCGTCCCACGAACGGGTGATCCGCACATTGCGCGAGTGGGACATCCGCCTGGATGAATCGCTGTTTCTTGGCGGCCTGGAAAAATCAGCATTCCTTGAGGCGTTCGCTGCCGACGTGTTTTTTGACGACCAGGCTGGCCATTGCGAGAAAGCCAGGGAGGTCGTGGCCACCGGGCATGTCCCCCATGGCGTGAGCAATGAGCCCAAAGTCCAGGTCGAGAGCTAA
- a CDS encoding universal stress protein — MIRSMLYASDLGVYAPYVMQHALAMARTFKADLYVIHVVEPIGLFAESVLQTYLDEQALSEWQSQGLNTVMANIEQRVLDSFREELQDGEQDLQAIRSVRVIQGDPAQVILDQAQKLSVDLLIVGSHSQGAGISTPLGRTAARVLQLSQVPVYLVPLLQRRRSDDV, encoded by the coding sequence ATGATTCGGTCGATGTTGTATGCCTCAGACCTGGGTGTGTATGCGCCTTACGTGATGCAACATGCGCTGGCGATGGCGCGCACGTTCAAGGCAGACCTGTATGTGATTCATGTGGTGGAGCCGATCGGGTTGTTCGCTGAGTCGGTGCTGCAGACCTATCTGGACGAGCAAGCCTTGAGCGAATGGCAGAGCCAGGGGCTGAACACCGTAATGGCGAACATCGAACAGCGGGTGCTGGACAGTTTTCGTGAAGAGTTGCAGGACGGCGAGCAGGACTTGCAGGCGATTCGTTCGGTGCGGGTGATCCAGGGGGATCCCGCCCAAGTGATTCTCGACCAGGCGCAGAAACTCTCGGTGGATTTGTTGATCGTAGGGAGTCATAGCCAGGGCGCAGGGATCTCGACCCCGTTGGGGCGTACGGCGGCGCGGGTGCTGCAGCTATCTCAGGTACCGGTCTATCTGGTGCCTTTGCTGCAACGTCGGCGCAGTGATGATGTGTGA
- the cysB gene encoding HTH-type transcriptional regulator CysB: MKLQQLRYIWEVAHHDLNVSATAQSLYTSQPGISKQIRLLEDELGVEVFARSGKHLTRVTPAGERIITTAGEILRKVESIKQIAQEFSNEKKGTLSIATTHTQARYALPPVISSFIKQYPDVALHMHQGSPMQIAEMAADGTVDFAIATEALELFGDLVMMPCYRWNRCVVVPQGHPLAKLPKLTLEALAEYPIVTYVFGFTGRSKLDEAFSHRGLTPKVVFTAADADVIKTYVRLGLGVGIVAKMAVDTKLDSDLVVLDASELFESSVTKIGFRRGTFLRGFMCDFIEKFAPHLTREVMAKAIQCHNKQELEELFDGVELPVH, encoded by the coding sequence ATGAAGCTTCAACAACTGCGCTACATCTGGGAAGTGGCGCACCACGACCTCAACGTTTCCGCCACGGCTCAAAGCCTCTACACCTCGCAACCGGGTATCAGTAAACAGATCCGCCTGCTGGAAGACGAATTGGGCGTCGAAGTGTTCGCCCGCAGTGGCAAGCACCTGACCCGCGTCACGCCAGCCGGTGAGCGTATCATCACCACCGCTGGCGAAATCCTGCGCAAGGTTGAAAGCATCAAGCAGATCGCCCAGGAATTCTCCAACGAGAAAAAAGGCACCCTGTCGATTGCCACTACCCACACCCAGGCCCGGTACGCGTTGCCGCCGGTGATCAGTTCGTTCATCAAGCAGTACCCGGACGTGGCCTTGCACATGCACCAGGGCTCGCCGATGCAGATCGCCGAAATGGCGGCTGACGGCACCGTCGACTTCGCTATCGCCACCGAAGCCCTGGAGCTGTTCGGTGACCTGGTGATGATGCCGTGCTATCGCTGGAACCGCTGCGTCGTGGTGCCCCAGGGGCACCCACTGGCCAAGTTGCCGAAGCTGACCCTTGAAGCGCTGGCCGAATATCCGATTGTTACCTACGTGTTCGGCTTCACCGGCCGCTCCAAGCTTGACGAAGCCTTCAGCCATCGCGGCCTCACGCCCAAAGTGGTGTTCACTGCGGCTGACGCCGACGTGATCAAGACCTACGTGCGCCTGGGCCTGGGCGTTGGCATCGTGGCCAAGATGGCTGTCGATACCAAACTCGACAGCGACCTGGTCGTGCTGGATGCCAGCGAATTGTTCGAGTCCAGCGTGACCAAGATCGGCTTCCGCCGTGGCACGTTCCTGCGTGGCTTCATGTGCGATTTCATCGAGAAGTTTGCCCCGCACCTGACCCGTGAAGTCATGGCCAAGGCGATCCAGTGCCATAACAAGCAAGAGCTGGAAGAGCTGTTCGACGGCGTTGAACTGCCGGTTCACTGA
- a CDS encoding GreA/GreB family elongation factor — MNKHAVLQLILEKLAADLDVAQRAAQTAYETATHEENIAENKYDTLGLEASYLAAGQARRVEEIKQSLVLCQNLNLRPYDEQRGIEVGTLLGLEDDNDRQQWLFLAPDAAGLKVYVVGQLVTVITPRSPLGKSLLGKFEGDEVQILVAGARQQFVVTEAR, encoded by the coding sequence ATGAATAAACACGCCGTCCTCCAGTTGATCCTGGAAAAACTCGCCGCCGACCTGGATGTGGCACAGCGCGCCGCGCAAACCGCCTACGAAACCGCGACCCATGAAGAAAACATCGCCGAGAACAAGTACGACACCCTGGGCCTGGAAGCCTCTTACCTCGCCGCAGGACAAGCCAGGCGCGTCGAGGAAATCAAACAGTCACTGGTGCTGTGCCAGAACCTCAACCTGCGGCCCTACGACGAGCAACGGGGTATCGAAGTGGGCACCCTGCTTGGCCTGGAAGATGACAACGACCGTCAGCAATGGCTGTTCCTCGCGCCAGACGCGGCAGGCCTGAAAGTCTATGTGGTGGGGCAGTTGGTGACCGTCATCACCCCTCGCTCGCCGCTGGGCAAAAGCCTGCTGGGCAAGTTTGAGGGAGATGAGGTGCAGATTCTGGTGGCGGGCGCCCGGCAACAATTCGTGGTGACCGAGGCCCGCTAG
- the earP gene encoding elongation factor P maturation arginine rhamnosyltransferase EarP, whose product MKARWDIFCSVVDNYGDIGVTWRLARQLAAEHACRVRLWVDDLRAFERMCPEVDVQLDQQWQEGVDVRHWSPTWVATPAADVVIAAFACQLPHDYMEAMAGCEQPPLWMNLDYLSAEEWVVGCHGLPSVKFKGVQKYFFFPGFLPGTGGLLREAGLIERRQAFQRDPQARKEFLQWLGVVPAVGTRLISLFAYENAGLASWLEALAVDGQATHLLVPQGRILGDVQRWLGVAELAVGDIHLRGTLTVQVLPFVRQEQYDHLLWCCDFNAVRGEDSFVRAQWAGRPLLWHIYRQDEDIHLDKLDAFLTLYTKALSAPASAALIGLWQAWNTDSDMASSWKIALEHWPELTVHAEKWCLEQALQADLATALVQFYENWI is encoded by the coding sequence ATGAAAGCCCGCTGGGATATTTTTTGCAGCGTCGTCGATAACTACGGCGACATCGGCGTGACCTGGCGGCTGGCCCGGCAACTGGCAGCGGAACATGCATGCAGGGTGCGCTTGTGGGTCGATGATTTGCGGGCGTTCGAACGCATGTGCCCAGAGGTGGATGTGCAGTTGGACCAGCAGTGGCAAGAGGGTGTCGACGTGCGCCACTGGTCACCGACCTGGGTGGCTACGCCGGCGGCCGATGTGGTGATTGCCGCATTTGCCTGCCAATTGCCCCACGACTACATGGAAGCCATGGCCGGGTGTGAGCAGCCGCCGCTGTGGATGAACCTTGATTATTTAAGCGCCGAGGAATGGGTCGTCGGTTGTCACGGCCTGCCGTCGGTGAAGTTCAAGGGCGTACAAAAGTACTTCTTTTTTCCGGGATTTCTCCCAGGCACGGGAGGCTTGTTGCGTGAGGCCGGGTTGATCGAGCGGCGTCAGGCTTTTCAGCGTGATCCCCAAGCCAGGAAAGAATTCCTACAGTGGCTGGGTGTTGTTCCTGCGGTAGGCACGCGATTGATCTCGCTGTTTGCCTACGAAAATGCGGGATTGGCCAGTTGGCTGGAAGCATTGGCGGTTGATGGACAGGCCACTCACCTGTTAGTGCCGCAAGGGCGCATCCTTGGCGACGTGCAGCGTTGGCTGGGTGTGGCTGAGCTGGCAGTGGGGGATATTCATCTGCGCGGCACCTTGACGGTGCAGGTGTTGCCGTTCGTGCGCCAGGAGCAATACGACCATCTGCTGTGGTGCTGCGATTTCAATGCCGTGCGCGGCGAAGACTCCTTCGTACGGGCACAATGGGCCGGGCGCCCGCTGCTGTGGCATATCTACCGCCAGGATGAAGACATTCACCTGGACAAGCTCGATGCCTTCCTGACGCTCTACACCAAGGCGTTGTCTGCACCCGCGAGCGCCGCGCTGATTGGCCTGTGGCAAGCCTGGAACACAGACAGCGATATGGCCTCAAGCTGGAAAATCGCGCTCGAACATTGGCCGGAGCTGACCGTGCACGCCGAGAAATGGTGCCTGGAACAGGCCTTGCAGGCCGATCTTGCGACGGCGCTGGTACAGTTTTATGAAAATTGGATATGA
- a CDS encoding elongation factor P translates to MKTGKELKPGTVIRIDNDPWLVQKAEFTKSGRNSAIMKTKLKNLLTGYKTETVYSADDKLDDVILDRKEATLSFISGDTYTFMDTTDYTMYELNAEDIEAVLPFIEEGMTDVCEAIFFEERLVSVELPTTIVRKVAYTEGSARGDTSGKVMKPAKLANGTELQVADFIEIDDLIEIDTREGGSYKGRAKK, encoded by the coding sequence ATGAAAACTGGTAAAGAACTGAAACCCGGTACCGTGATCCGTATCGACAACGACCCTTGGTTGGTTCAGAAAGCTGAGTTCACCAAGTCTGGTCGTAACAGCGCAATCATGAAGACCAAGCTGAAGAACCTGCTGACCGGTTACAAGACCGAAACCGTATACAGCGCTGATGACAAGCTGGACGACGTGATCCTCGACCGTAAGGAAGCGACCCTGTCCTTCATCAGCGGCGACACCTACACGTTCATGGACACCACCGACTACACCATGTACGAGCTGAACGCTGAAGATATCGAAGCCGTTCTGCCTTTCATCGAAGAAGGCATGACCGACGTCTGCGAAGCGATTTTCTTCGAAGAGCGCCTGGTTTCCGTAGAGCTGCCGACCACCATCGTGCGTAAGGTTGCCTACACCGAAGGTTCCGCTCGCGGCGACACTTCGGGCAAAGTGATGAAGCCTGCCAAGCTGGCTAACGGTACCGAACTGCAAGTTGCTGATTTCATCGAAATCGACGACCTGATCGAGATCGACACCCGTGAAGGTGGTTCGTACAAAGGTCGCGCCAAGAAGTAA
- a CDS encoding organic hydroperoxide resistance protein: protein MQTLYTAVATATGGRDGRAVSNDNILDVKLSTPKELGGAGGQATNPEQLFAAGYSACFIGALKFVASQNKRKIPDNASITAHVGIGQIPGGFGLDIDLHVSLPGLEQGEAKSLVDAAHQVCPYSNATRGNVDVRLHITV from the coding sequence ATGCAAACGCTCTATACCGCAGTAGCCACCGCCACCGGCGGTCGTGATGGCCGTGCCGTTTCCAACGACAACATCCTCGACGTCAAACTTTCTACCCCAAAAGAACTGGGCGGTGCTGGCGGCCAGGCCACCAACCCGGAGCAACTGTTCGCCGCTGGCTACTCGGCCTGCTTTATTGGCGCCCTGAAATTCGTCGCCAGCCAAAACAAACGCAAGATCCCCGATAACGCCTCGATCACCGCCCATGTGGGCATCGGCCAGATTCCCGGTGGTTTTGGCCTGGACATCGACCTGCACGTGTCCCTGCCCGGCCTGGAGCAAGGCGAGGCTAAAAGCCTGGTAGACGCGGCACATCAGGTCTGCCCGTACTCCAATGCCACCCGCGGCAATGTTGATGTGCGCCTGCATATCACGGTGTGA
- a CDS encoding MarR family winged helix-turn-helix transcriptional regulator encodes MTDSCDALLLDNQLCFALHSTSLLMTKVYKPLLQALGLTYPQYLAMLVLWEKDGLTVGEISSRLLTDPGSLTPLLKRLEAEGLLSRTRNRADERVVVVELTNAGRALRDKALDVPPCILGASGLQMEQLQKLQADLLELRRNLQGSV; translated from the coding sequence ATGACCGACTCTTGTGATGCCCTGCTCCTCGACAACCAACTGTGCTTCGCCCTGCACTCCACATCGTTGTTGATGACCAAAGTCTACAAACCCCTGCTGCAAGCCCTTGGCCTGACCTACCCGCAGTACCTGGCCATGCTGGTGTTGTGGGAAAAAGATGGCCTGACCGTGGGCGAAATCAGCAGCCGCTTGCTGACCGATCCGGGATCGCTGACGCCACTGCTCAAGCGCCTGGAAGCCGAGGGCCTGCTAAGCCGCACACGCAATCGCGCCGATGAGCGCGTGGTCGTGGTGGAGTTGACCAACGCTGGCCGGGCACTGCGGGACAAGGCCCTGGATGTTCCCCCCTGCATCCTCGGCGCCAGCGGGCTGCAGATGGAGCAACTGCAGAAGCTGCAGGCAGACCTGCTGGAATTGCGCAGGAATTTGCAGGGTAGCGTCTAG
- a CDS encoding LysR family transcriptional regulator has protein sequence MNPTTLTDQLGLFLDVLETGSFSAAARRHPLTPSAVARRIDSLEGALGSQLFLRSTHAVLPTPAGLAFAERARRVVRELQLARAEAVSLSHAPEGLIRVDAPAAFGRRHLAPAIADFLTVYPGLDVHLHLIDSFVDMQGEHLGKVDLVLRAGPIVDTRLIATPLASIVRIACASPTYLKNRGTPTHPSQLNQHDGLDWEGLAPTFAWRFEFDGRKNTYRPQRIRMSANNAEALLSGALAGLGIAHLPTWLASEYLVRGELVPLFCENGLPTAESAGIYALRLEQQANARSRLLLEYLKSRFSPIPPWDLALQSGWG, from the coding sequence ATGAATCCCACGACCTTGACTGATCAACTGGGCCTGTTCCTCGACGTGCTGGAGACGGGCAGTTTTTCCGCAGCCGCGCGGCGCCATCCGCTGACGCCCTCCGCCGTCGCCCGCAGGATCGACAGCCTGGAAGGCGCCCTGGGCAGCCAGCTGTTCTTGCGCAGTACCCACGCAGTGCTACCCACCCCTGCCGGCCTGGCGTTTGCCGAGCGGGCGCGGCGGGTTGTCCGGGAGTTGCAACTGGCACGAGCCGAGGCCGTGTCTTTAAGTCATGCACCCGAAGGCCTGATTCGCGTGGACGCACCCGCTGCGTTTGGCCGACGGCACTTGGCGCCGGCAATTGCGGACTTCCTGACGGTCTACCCTGGCCTGGACGTACACCTGCACTTGATCGACAGTTTTGTCGACATGCAAGGCGAACACCTGGGCAAGGTGGATCTGGTACTGCGCGCAGGACCTATCGTTGATACGAGGCTGATCGCCACACCATTGGCCAGCATCGTAAGAATCGCCTGCGCCAGCCCAACCTACCTGAAAAACCGTGGCACGCCGACCCATCCCAGCCAGCTCAATCAACACGATGGCCTGGACTGGGAAGGACTGGCGCCGACGTTCGCCTGGCGCTTTGAGTTCGATGGGCGCAAGAACACCTACCGTCCGCAGCGTATCCGCATGAGCGCCAACAATGCCGAAGCCCTGCTGTCCGGCGCCCTGGCCGGGCTGGGCATCGCTCACCTGCCTACCTGGCTGGCCAGTGAATACCTGGTACGCGGCGAGCTGGTGCCATTGTTCTGCGAGAACGGCCTGCCGACTGCAGAGAGCGCCGGCATCTACGCCCTGCGCCTCGAACAGCAAGCCAACGCACGCAGCCGCTTGCTGCTGGAGTACCTCAAGAGCCGTTTCAGCCCCATCCCACCGTGGGATCTGGCGTTGCAGAGTGGCTGGGGCTGA
- a CDS encoding sulfite exporter TauE/SafE family protein, producing MVDMAMYVLLGIALGTVGGLFGIGGGLIAIPVLGVLFGLDQQIAQGTALVMVVPNVMLALWRYHQRNRIELRHALPLGVTGFCFAWLGSIWAVGIDAGVMRIGFIAFLVALSAYNLLRMVTSNAPPSAQMRYSWPWLGVLGAASGSMGGLFGVGGAVVATPVLTSVFGTTQVVAQGLSLALALPSTGVTLVTYAWHHEVDWLIGMPLAVGGLLSISWGVKIAHALPERLLRGLFCGFLVVCAVMLTFKV from the coding sequence GTGGTGGATATGGCGATGTATGTGCTGCTGGGCATAGCCTTGGGCACCGTGGGTGGGTTGTTTGGCATTGGTGGCGGGCTGATTGCGATCCCGGTACTGGGCGTGTTGTTTGGGCTGGATCAGCAAATCGCCCAAGGCACCGCGCTGGTGATGGTTGTGCCCAATGTGATGCTGGCGCTGTGGCGTTATCACCAGCGCAATCGCATTGAGCTGCGCCATGCCTTGCCACTTGGCGTCACGGGCTTCTGCTTTGCCTGGCTGGGGTCGATCTGGGCAGTAGGTATCGATGCCGGTGTGATGCGCATTGGTTTTATCGCGTTTTTGGTGGCCCTGTCGGCGTACAACCTGTTGCGCATGGTCACCAGCAATGCACCGCCCAGCGCGCAGATGCGCTATTCCTGGCCGTGGCTGGGGGTACTGGGCGCAGCGTCGGGCTCCATGGGTGGCCTGTTCGGTGTCGGCGGCGCGGTGGTTGCCACGCCCGTATTGACCAGCGTGTTCGGTACTACCCAGGTGGTCGCCCAGGGCCTGTCTCTGGCATTGGCCTTGCCCAGCACCGGCGTCACTCTGGTGACCTACGCCTGGCACCATGAAGTGGATTGGCTGATCGGCATGCCCCTGGCGGTTGGCGGCCTGCTCAGTATCAGTTGGGGGGTGAAAATCGCCCACGCATTGCCGGAGCGTCTGCTACGCGGTTTGTTCTGTGGCTTTTTGGTGGTGTGTGCGGTGATGTTGACCTTCAAAGTCTGA